The Plasmodium relictum strain SGS1 genome assembly, chromosome: 9 genome window below encodes:
- a CDS encoding serine/threonine protein kinase, putative, whose translation MKKGFLLNKNFYDIEGKIMKSEKDKIPTKYCKDDFEVYMHIGSGNFSEVFMVKLKNNPSKIYSLKIFEKEKVKRMNKINDVLIEKHAMTKLNIPGHVNIIKLIDTFKDRQHVYLLYEYVDYELWEFLKNRSIGVNENITFNLIFQMIHALDYIHSKNIIHRDLKCENFVINKDGIIKLIDFGTSKDLDIISVETFNEPTIKDPELSKFRLKKKNNKNIKESSGNESGTTNNNNLDIEELNENVLDFNNEENDKKLKDRIKKNCVIKEPKNIENSEFNNFISKENVYHSNILRISKYPLNIDKCNNNYKKKKKLENYVGTPNFMPPEALINKCSGKARDLWSLGCTIYQLVTCTVPFNGSTEWFIYNKIKKKEIKYPPIISSELIDLIEKLTNINPEERLGYKGGCKEILEHPYFQKYNYRLLNYKFQEISELEKMYTNVMNKYHEYANERRKLRQNMKNNSYGENNKNIERLKSDLLNIIKSDILIYDKKDESIALKMRIVETVNFLIYEFDEQEKKEIKEADKWLERFNNK comes from the coding sequence atgaagaaaggatttttattgaataaaaatttctatGACATTGAGGGAAAGATAATGAAAAgtgaaaaagataaaataccTACAAAATACTGTAAAGATGATTTTGAAGTATATATGCACATAGGAAGTGGTAACTTCAGCGAAGTCTTCATGGTAAAATTGAAGAATAATCCTTCAAAAATATACTCcctaaaaatatttgaaaaagaaaaagtaaaaagaatgaataaaattaatgatgttttaatagaaaaacaTGCTATgacaaaattaaatattcctGGTCATgtgaatattattaaattaattgaTACATTTAAAGATAGACAACatgtttatttattatatgaatatgTTGATTATGAATTATgggaatttttaaaaaatcgtAGTATTGGagttaatgaaaatataacatttaaCTTAATATTCCAAATGATCCATGCATTAGATTACATACATagcaaaaatataattcataGAGACTTGAAATGCGAAAACTTTGTTATAAATAAGGAtggaataataaaattgattGATTTTGGTACTTCTAAAGATTTAGACATTATATCTGTGGAAACATTCAATGAACCCACAATAAAAGATCCAGAGTTGAGTAAATTCagattaaaaaagaaaaataacaAGAACATAAAAGAAAGCTCAGGAAACGAATCTGGAActacaaataataataatttagacATTGAAGAATTGAATGAAAATGTTTTAGAttttaataatgaagaaaatgataaaaaattaaaggatCGAATTAAAAAGAACTGCGTTATTAAAGAACCTAAAAACATTGAAAATAGTGAATTTAACAATTTTATTTCGAAAGAGAATGTTTACcattcaaatattttaagaattAGTAAATATCCTTTAAATATAGATAAATGTAATAACAACtacaagaagaaaaaaaaacttgaAAATTATGTTGGAACTCCTAACTTTATGCCTCCAGAAGCGTTAATAAACAAATGTAGTGGTAAGGCACGGGATTTATGGAGTCTTGGATGTACTATTTATCAGCTGGTAACATGTACAGTTCCGTTTAATGGTTCAACGGAATGgttcatttataataaaataaaaaaaaaagaaataaaataccCACCTATAATATCATCTGAATTAATTGATTTAATTGAAAAGTTAACTAATATCAACCCAGAAGAAAGATTGGGATATAAAGGAGGATGTAAAGAGATTTTAGAGCACCCTTATTTTCAAAAGTATAATTACAGACTTCTTAATTATAAGTTCCAAGAAATTTCcgaattagaaaaaatgtaTACAAATGTGATGAATAAATATCATGAATATGCAAACGAAAGGAGGAAATTAAGacaaaatatgaaaaataattcttacggggaaaataacaaaaatatagaGAGACTAAAAAGTGATttgttaaatataattaaaagtgACATATTgatttatgataaaaaagatgaaTCTATAGCATTAAAGATGAGAATTGTTGAAACGGTTAATTTCTTGATATATGAGTTCGATGAACaggaaaaaaaggaaataaaagaagCAGATAAATGGTTAGAAcgatttaataataaataa
- the GPI16 gene encoding GPI transamidase component GPI16, putative produces MKGVKYIIYIIIFFNSLVNSYVIDESINITPLDNNLVHVKLKLNINGKDYKEFLPLNILKILDYVKSLKINIKRGVYRNNYNNKYLDSYPFGFTLVVELKKKEKNKFSKGNEYSEFSNDELFLLRQLLNDIWSITGVSTNLLKIKDLIKVDNEIFAFLPDESICTENFSLIKKLYPCKNFGGLFNSVSPSYLISKLSSNIGFVLKDDIENCLVMYVDYVTTHEHKRDVRIIDLINSKYNLNECPLIDRTALMVKKKKENLVTTVLERYGKIDLVYENINLYSILQNEKYNIIEEYINVNVAKEEANSMISTDIKKKQSSLLYIFQNLNKNHNSNFLFVDKLPYYLSPLLHTMMIQGKYSHGDNKLKKHCNFIYFGYNVIKQFDLKFSNFETLKNSRSNGNYYYLNFKYNLPPQCEIIIRFEVVKIQIRSFEFEFDIDRGKLLGSGIFKQKRNHILHKNDDFMYKYTSSVLIDTILPDTSMPFNVIAISTCVITLFFGFIFKLTAKEETRYI; encoded by the exons ATGAAAGgtgtaaaatatattatttatattattattttttttaattcattagtAAATTCTTATGTAATAGATGAAAGTATTAATATAACACCTCTAGATAATAATTTGGTACATGTTAAACTAAAATTGAATATTAATGGTAAAGATTATAAAGAATTTCTtcctttaaatatattaaaaatattagattATGTAAAATCacttaaaattaatataaaaagaggTGTATACagaaataattataacaatAAATATTTGGATTCCTATCCTTTTGGTTTTACTCTTGTAGTCGAATTaaagaagaaagaaaaaaataaattttctaaagGAAATGAATATAGTGAATTTTCAAATGACGAATTATTCCTTCTACGACAACTATTAAATGATATTTGGTCTATTACAGGTGTATCAACTAAccttttgaaaataaaagatttgATTAAAGTagataatgaaatttttgCATTTTTACCTGATGAAAGCATTTGTACTGAAAACTTTTCATTAATTAAGAAGCTTTATCCCTGCAAAAATTTTGGAGGGTTATTTAATTCTGTAAGTCCCTCATATTTAATATCAAAGCTTTCTAGCAATATCGGGTTTGTGCTAAAGGACGATATTGAAAATTGTTTAGTTATGTATGTTGATTATGTTACAACACATGAACACAAAAGAGATGTAAGGATAATAGATTTGATAAAtagtaaatataatttaaatgaatgtCCTTTAATAGATAGAACTGCACTCATggttaagaaaaaaaaagaaaatttggTTACAACAGTATTAGAAAGATATGGTAAGATAGATTTAGTATATGAAAACATAAATTTGTATAGTATTCtacaaaatgaaaaatataatatcatagaagaatatataaatgttaaTGTGGCTAAAGAGGAAGCTAACAGTATGATATCAActgatataaaaaagaaacagagttcattattatatatatttcaaaatttaaataaaaatcacAACagcaattttttatttgttgaCAAATTACCATATTATTTATCACCATTATTACATACTATGATGATTCAAGGAAAATATTCTCATGGAGAtaataaattgaaaaaacattgtaattttatatattttgggTATAATGTAATTAAACAATTTGATCTTAAATTTAGTAATTTTGAAACTCTTAAAAACTCACGAAGTAATGGAAACTATTACTAcctaaattttaaatataacttGCCACCTCAATGTGAAATTATAATAag ATTTGAAGTAGTCAAAATACAAATTAGATCATTTGAATTTGAATTTGATATAGATAGAGGTAAATTATTAGGAAGTGGAatatttaaacaaaaaagaaatcaTATTCTACATAAAAATGATGACtttatgtataaatatacCTCTTCCGTATTAATAGATACTATTTTACCTGACACaa GTATGCCTTTTAATGTTATAGCTATCTCAACATGTGTTATCACGTTATTTTTTGGATTTATATTTAAGCTTACAGCAAAGGAAGAAACaagatatatttaa